One window from the genome of Carassius carassius chromosome 15, fCarCar2.1, whole genome shotgun sequence encodes:
- the LOC132158840 gene encoding BOS complex subunit TMEM147 — MTLFHFGNCLSLAYFPYFIAYKCSGLSEYNAFWRCVQAGATYLFVQLCKMLFLATFFPTWEGGVGVYDFVGEFMKATVDMADLLGLHLVMSRNAGKGEYKIMVAAMGWATAELIMSRCIPLWVGARGIEFDWKYIQMSFDSNISLVHYIAMAAVVWMFTRYDLPKSFRLPVTILLGLCVYKGFLMELFVHVFLLGSWTALLVKAVLTGAISLCSLFLFVTLVHSN, encoded by the exons ATGACGCTCTTTCATTTCGGAAATTGTTTATCCTTGGCCTATTTCCCATATTTCATTGCATACAAATGTAGTGGATT GTCtgaatataatgcattttggaGATGTGTCCAAGCAGGTGCTACATATCTCTTTGTGCAGCTGTGCAAG ATGCTGTTTCTTGCCACATTTTTCCCCACCTGGGAGGGAGGAGTTGGGGTGTATGATTTTGTTGGG GAGTTCATGAAGGCCACAGTGGACATGGCCGATCTTCTAGGTCTTCATCTGGTTATGTCCAGGAATGCTGGGAAGGGCGAATATAAGATCATGGTGGCCGCTATGGGCTGGGCTACAGCCGAGCTCATCATGTCAAG GTGTATTCCTTTATGGGTTGGAGCTCGTGGCATTGAGTTTGACTGGAAATACATTCAAATGAGCTTTGATTCCAACATCAGTCTG GTTCATTATATTGCTATGGCAGCAGTAGTATGGATGTTCACTCGGTACGACCTTCCCAAAAGCTTCCGGCTCCCTGTTACCATCCTGCTGGGATTGTGTGTTTATAAGGGCTTTCTTATGGA gctgtttgttcatgttttcctCCTGGGCAGCTGGACGGCTCTCCTAGTGAAGGCCGTGCTCACTGGTGCCATCTCCCTGTGTTCACTTTTCCTGTTCGTCACACTCGTTCACAGCAACTAA
- the LOC132158841 gene encoding glyceraldehyde-3-phosphate dehydrogenase 2-like, giving the protein MSELCVGINGFGRIGRLVLRACLQKGIKVTAINDPFIDLKYMVYMFKYDSTHGRYKGDVHLEDGKMIVDGQAISVFQCMKPAEIPWGDAGALYVVESTGVFLSIDKASSHIQGGAKRVVVSAPSPDAPMFVMGVNQDKYDPSSMTIVSNASCTTNCLAPLAKVIQDNFGIEEALMTTVHAYTATQKTVDGPSAKAWRDGRGAHQNIIPASTGAAKAVGKVIPELNGKLTGMAFRVPVADVSVVDLTCRLSKPASYAAIKEAVKKAAHGPMKGILGYTEDSVVSSDFIGDTHSSIFDAGAGISLNDNFVKLISWYDNEFGYSHRVADLLVYMHSKE; this is encoded by the exons ATGTCTGAGCTTTGCGTTGGAATCAACGG atttgGCCGCATTGGCCGTCTGGTCCTCAGGGCCTGTCTGCAGAAGGGAATTAAAGTCACCGCCATCAACGACCCCTTCATCGACCTGAAGTACATG GTCTACATGTTCAAGTATGACTCCACTCACGGCCGCTACAAGGGAGATGTGCACCTAGAGGATGGAAAAATGATTGTTGATGGTCAAGCCATCTCTGTGTTCCAGTG TATGAAGCCTGCTGAGATCCCATGGGGCGATGCTGGTGCCCTGTATGTTGTCGAGTCTACCGGAGTCTTCCTCAGCATTGATAAGGCCTCA TCTCACATCCAGGGTGGTGCCAAGCGTGTGGTTGTGTCCGCCCCATCACCTGATGCTCCCATGTTTGTGATGGGAGTCAACCAGGACAAGTATGACCCCTCCAGTATGACCATTGTCAG CAATGCATCCTGCACCACTAACTGCTTGGCTCCCCTGGCTAAAGTTATTCAGGATAACTTTGGTATTGAGGAGGCCCTCATG ACCACAGTCCATGCCTACACCGCCACACAGAAGACAGTGGATGGTCCCTCAGCCAAGGCCTGGCGCGATGGACGCGGCGCCCACCAGAACATCATCCCTGCTTCAACTGGTGCTGCGAAGGCTGTGGGCAAAGTCATTCCTGAGCTTAACGG CAAGTTGACCGGTATGGCATTCCGTGTGCCAGTCGCCGATGTGTCTGTTGTTGACCTCACCTGCCGCCTCTCAAAGCCCGCCAGCTACGCTGCCATCAAGGAGGCTGTCAAGAAGGCCGCTCATGGACCAATGAAGGGAATTCTGGGATACACAGAGGATTCC gtTGTTTCTTCTGACTTTATTGGTGACACTCACTCCTCAATCTTTGATGCTGGTGCAGGCATCTCCCTCAACGACAACTTTGTCAAACTCATCTCCTG GTATGACAATGAATTTGGCTACAGCCATCGTGTTGCTGACCTGTTAGTGTACATGCACTCCAAAGAGTAA
- the LOC132158839 gene encoding sulfotransferase 2B1-like, giving the protein MANNNLYLDYHGLLLPKIAHTGETLNYLQNFQVKDDDVFAVTYPKSGTTWMQEIIPPLLNGGDLTSVETIPNWDRVPWLEETRASLVLDKLPSPRAIVSHMPYNLMPSSFFKSKAKVIYVARNPKDVLVSSFHFHQMASFLEDPGTFEEFVDKFLSGKVLFGKWTDHVKTWRNPELGDRILYITYEEMLQDLREVLGRILKFLGRELSAEALDRVVNHGTFKNMKTNKMSNYSLVPENIMDNKKSPFLRKGIAGDWKNHFSPELDAKFTAVIQEEMKESNIRFLWDEE; this is encoded by the exons ATGGCAAATAACAATTTGTATCTAGATTACCATGGTCTCCTGCTACCTAAGATAGCTCATACAGGGGAAACTCTCAACTACCTCCAGAATTTCCAAGTCAAAGATGATGATGTTTTTGCTGTTACCTACCCAAAATCCG GCACTACTTGGATGCAGGAAATTATTCCCCCGCTCCTGAATGGAGGAGACCTGACGTCCGTGGAAACCATCCCTAACTGGGACAGGGTTCCATGGCTGGAGGAAACACGAGCTTCATTGGTCTTAGATAAGCTCCCTTCACCACGAGCAATCGTCTCCCACATGCCTTATAATTTGATGCCTTCCTCCTTTTTCAAGTCCAAGGCCAAG GTAATCTATGTCGCTCGGAATCCTAAAGATGTTTTAGTCTCCTCTTTCCACTTTCATCAAATGGCCAGTTTCCTTGAAGACCCTGGAACATTTGAAGAATTTGTTGACAAATTCCTCTCTGGAAAAG TTTTGTTCGGAAAGTGGACCGACCATGTGAAAACCTGGCGAAACCCTGAACTCGGTGACAGAATTCTGTACATCACCTACGAAGAAATGCTTCAG GACCTCCGTGAAGTCCTGGGCAGGATTTTAAAATTTCTTGGCCGGGAGCTCAGTGCAGAGGCTCTGGATCGCGTGGTCAATCATGGCACtttcaaaaatatgaaaacaaacaaaatgtcaaACTACTCTCTGGTGCCAGAAAACATTATGGATAACAAGAAGTCACCCTTCCTCAGAAAAG GTATCGCTGGAGACTGGAAGAATCACTTCAGTCCTGAACTTGATGCCAAGTTCACAGCTGTCATTCAAGAGGAAATGAAAGAAAGTAACATCAGATTCCTGTGGGATGAGGAATGA